The Oreochromis aureus strain Israel breed Guangdong linkage group 16, ZZ_aureus, whole genome shotgun sequence genome includes the window GATGGCCATGAGGTGCGCTCATGCAAGGTGGCAGACAAGAGCGGTAGCATAGCTATCTCCGTTTGGGATGAACTCGGCAGCCTTATTCAGCCAGGGGACATCATCAAGCTAACCAGAGGGTAAGACTGCGGATGTAGAAATCTTCAATGTTGCCAGAGAGATCAGTGCTTGCATATTTTGTATGTCTGCACCAGTTTAACCTGGTATTTCTCTGCTAGCTATGCATCTATGTGGAAAGGCTGCCTGACCTTATACactggaagaggaggagatcTACAGAAGATTGGAGAGTGAGTAGACCGTCACACACATCTATTTATGTATGTAAAGCTCCGGTCCCTCTTGGAATTCTGCTTAGCGTATCATTCTGCTCCAGAGTCATGCTTTGTTAAATGTAATGGTGACAGGACAGTTTTAAAACACAGTCAAGCATTTTAATACATTTCACAAAATATGATTGGAGCATTTTtgaagtttatttctaaagccaataaaatgtcattttataaGTTTGCACACTGATCTCTACTACAATGCAGTACATTAGTTTGTGGCTGTTACAGTCTGGCTTTCCCTTGGCTGATAAAATGTGAATAGTGGGGCTATTTTCATATTGATGATGAGTGCAATACAGCTGATGGCTGAAACTATTATACAAGATGATTAAATGTCCTCTAATATCTTTCCAGATTCTGTATGGTGTATTCAGAAGTGCCCAACTTCAGTGAACCAAACCCAGAGCTGCTAGCCCAAGCAAACCAGCAAAACAAGTCTGTGAGTACTCTTAGGAAACTGGCCAGCCGGTGCTGACACCTCAAGAACACTTTGGTTGTACTGTTCTCGTGCAGATCTGTGCATTTCCCCAAATAAGTTGAGCTAAACCATCTTCTGCAAGCTTTCTGCATGCCTCAGTCTaagtgaaaaaatatttaaggtGGCCTTGCTCTTTGTCTACCAGGGGAAGCCTGACCAGAACCAGAGGGGGAACTCTCCACCCAATCAGAATTCAGGTACATCTGCCCCACCAGGTCAGTATATTTTCCTAATGCAAATTTTGATTTAACTACAAGCTGACTGCTgacttgtgtgcatgtgttacaTAATGGTACACTTTGATGCTGACATTGGGTTTGTTGTTGTAGTCACCTGCATTTAAAAAGCTTTGTTTGCATTGATAGAGCCTCAAAAAATCAGATTACAGAGTGGCATTGATATTTGGGAATATgaaatgatattttgtctcgtgacaaactgttttgttttttgtttctttaacatCAGTTAAAGCTTTTAGAGTAGGTAAGACATATGTGTGCTTTTAACAGTGTCTCAGCTCTAATGCCATTTTCTAGTAAACAGTAGCTGTGACACTGAGTCAGTACAGTCATAAGGCAAAGCAGCTAAAAGAAGTTCAGCTGTCATCAGTTGAATTATTCACAAATGTGCTTAATAACATTTTAAGGGATGAAAAGTCTGGCATTTCCAAGGTTATGTAATTTTCTCACTTTAGTTTTAACTAGAGTTAAACACAACTTGGaggtaaaataaagaaaatacaccAAACATGAGGTGGCAATGTTACTGATCATGAGCTCGCTTCTAACAAATGCCCCATGTTGTGatttaaaaggaagaaagtgAGCGAACTTCAGTCGCACCCACAAAAGTGAGACAAACAAACGAAATGAAAACTGAATCGAGTGAGGACTGACTCATGTTTCTAACCTGCAGGTAACGGTGCCATGCCGCCATTTGCCAACAATAATCAACCGCCTGGTGCACCCCGTGACCCCACGTTTGGGAACGTCGGGCGGCCCAATGGACGGTCACCTGGCAACGGTGCCCCTTCGGTTACTGCTGCTGGAGCCCCACCAGCTACAAAGTCCTCAGTTACAATTAGCAACGGCAGGGACCCACGACGTGCCAAAAGATGAAATTGGGGGTTAGAAGGTGCAAGGGAGGGGGGTATGTGAGAAATCTATGGATGTCTCCATTTACCCCCCTCTTACAGCTTTCCGACCTGTCTGCCCCGTCTCATCACAGCCTGTGTTggctataaaaaacaaaaactgactacttgcagaatttctttctctttttttaaaaaaatccaggcTAACATAATCAGATGTGTCGTCTGTCATGCGTAGTGCAGGTAGTGCTCTCATAAGCAGCACAGTGTGATTATGATCTACCACTTTATGCGTTATCAGGGCTTCTTATATAGTCGCGACCTGGTGTGGCTGAGCTCTGGGCAGCTTCCCAGTCTGCACCCTTCTTCTTCGAGTTGCCAGTTCTGTGCCAGTGTTACCCCCAACTCCCAAACAAACACCAACCTGAACCCTTGCCCTGTTcatgttctttaaaactataCACCCTACTTGA containing:
- the nabp1a gene encoding SOSS complex subunit B2, yielding MAAPTNEALFLIKDVKPGSKNLNIVFIVLEIGRVTKTKDGHEVRSCKVADKSGSIAISVWDELGSLIQPGDIIKLTRGYASMWKGCLTLYTGRGGDLQKIGEFCMVYSEVPNFSEPNPELLAQANQQNKSGKPDQNQRGNSPPNQNSGTSAPPGNGAMPPFANNNQPPGAPRDPTFGNVGRPNGRSPGNGAPSVTAAGAPPATKSSVTISNGRDPRRAKR